A window of the Coprobacter fastidiosus genome harbors these coding sequences:
- a CDS encoding DNA-directed RNA polymerase subunit alpha, producing MAILAFQKPDKVLMLEADAFFGKFEFRPLEPGYGVTVGNALRRILLSSLEGFAITSIRIDGVEHEFSTVPGVIEDVTNIILNLKKVRFKQIVEEIENEKVTITVSGSEVFKAGDIGKYLTGFEVLNPDLVICHMDSNASFQIDITINKGRGYVPAEENRNPNDEVNVIPIDSIFTPIRNVKYTIENFRVEQKTDYEKLVLEITTDGSIHPKDALKEAAKILIYHFMLFSDEKITLETTDVDGNEEFDEEVLHMRQLLKTKLVDMDLSVRALNCLKSADVETLGELVVFNKTDLLKFRNFGKKSLTELDELLANLNLSFGMDISKYKLDKE from the coding sequence ATGGCAATATTAGCATTTCAAAAACCCGATAAAGTATTAATGTTGGAGGCGGACGCATTCTTCGGCAAGTTTGAATTTCGTCCGTTGGAGCCCGGTTATGGTGTTACGGTCGGTAATGCCCTACGCCGTATTCTCCTTTCTTCACTTGAAGGCTTTGCAATAACATCGATACGAATCGATGGTGTTGAACATGAGTTTTCAACAGTTCCTGGAGTAATCGAGGATGTAACCAATATCATCCTTAACCTGAAGAAGGTGAGATTTAAACAGATAGTGGAAGAAATCGAGAATGAAAAAGTAACGATTACTGTTTCGGGTTCGGAAGTGTTCAAAGCTGGAGACATTGGTAAATACCTTACTGGATTTGAAGTTCTCAATCCTGATTTGGTAATTTGTCACATGGATTCAAACGCGAGTTTCCAGATAGACATTACTATTAACAAAGGGCGTGGTTATGTTCCTGCTGAAGAAAATCGTAACCCGAATGATGAAGTTAATGTAATTCCTATCGATTCTATTTTTACTCCGATCCGGAATGTAAAATATACGATAGAGAACTTCCGCGTAGAACAGAAGACGGACTACGAGAAACTGGTATTGGAAATTACGACCGATGGATCGATCCATCCGAAAGATGCTTTGAAAGAAGCCGCTAAAATCCTTATTTATCATTTCATGTTATTCTCTGATGAGAAGATCACTTTGGAGACTACCGATGTTGATGGAAATGAAGAGTTTGATGAAGAAGTTCTGCACATGCGTCAGTTACTGAAGACCAAACTTGTCGATATGGATTTGTCGGTTCGTGCATTGAATTGCCTTAAATCCGCCGATGTTGAAACTTTAGGCGAATTAGTGGTATTCAATAAGACCGATTTATTGAAATTCAGAAATTTCGGGAAGAAATCTCTTACCGAATTGGACGAATTGTTGGCTAATCTGAACCTTTCGTTCGGAATGGACATCTCGAAGTATAAATTAGATAAAGAGTAA
- the rplQ gene encoding 50S ribosomal protein L17, whose protein sequence is MRHNKKFNHLGRTKSHRDALLSNMACSLISHKRIFTTLAKAKALRMYVEPLINRAKDDTTASRRVVFSYLQNKEAVTELFKEISTKIADRPGGYTRILKTGNRIGDNAKMCFIELVDYNENMLKEKAAKKTTRTRRSKKSAAVAPATAETSAETPAAETAATETPAAE, encoded by the coding sequence ATGAGACATAATAAAAAATTTAATCATTTAGGTCGTACGAAATCTCATAGAGACGCGTTATTGTCTAACATGGCCTGTTCTTTGATTAGCCATAAAAGAATTTTCACTACTTTGGCTAAGGCAAAGGCTTTGAGAATGTACGTCGAACCCCTTATCAATAGAGCAAAAGACGATACAACTGCTTCAAGACGAGTTGTATTCAGCTATCTTCAAAATAAAGAAGCTGTTACTGAGTTGTTTAAAGAAATCTCAACGAAGATTGCCGATCGTCCAGGTGGATATACTCGTATATTGAAGACCGGTAACCGTATTGGTGATAACGCCAAGATGTGTTTTATTGAACTCGTTGATTACAACGAAAATATGTTAAAAGAAAAAGCAGCCAAGAAAACTACGCGTACTCGTCGTTCTAAGAAAAGTGCGGCTGTAGCTCCTGCGACTGCTGAGACATCAGCTGAAACACCTGCGGCAGAAACTGCAGCAACTGAAACTCCAGCTGCTGAATAA
- the eno gene encoding phosphopyruvate hydratase: MKIIKITGREILDSRGNPTVEVDVLLESGVMGRAAVPSGASTGIHEALELRDADNKRYMGKGVLKAVENINKKIAPVLVGMSALNQIDIDQKLIELDGTETKSKLGANAILGVSLAVAKAGAAYLDLPLYRYIGGVNSYVLPVPMMNIINGGSHSDAPIAFQEFMIRPVGANSFREGLRMGAEVFHSLKKVLHDRGLSTAVGDEGGFAPALNGTEDAIESILQAITKAGYQPGKDVTIALDCASSEFYHDGIYDYTKFEGANGAKRTSQQQADYLQDLVAKYPIDSIEDGMAEEDWDGWRILTDVIGGVCQLVGDDLFVTNVAYLEKGIRLGCANSILVKVNQIGTLTETLRAVEMAQRNGYTAVISHRSGETEDATIADIAVAMNAGQIKTGSLSRSDRMAKYNQLLRIEEELGSCAVYGYKRIKA, translated from the coding sequence ATGAAAATTATTAAAATTACAGGTCGTGAGATCCTTGATTCTCGTGGAAATCCTACGGTAGAAGTAGATGTGTTGCTCGAGTCAGGAGTAATGGGACGTGCAGCAGTTCCTTCTGGTGCATCAACCGGTATCCATGAGGCATTAGAACTTCGTGATGCAGACAATAAAAGATATATGGGGAAGGGTGTATTGAAGGCTGTTGAAAATATCAATAAAAAAATCGCTCCTGTTCTTGTCGGTATGAGTGCATTAAATCAAATAGACATTGACCAGAAGCTGATAGAACTGGATGGTACGGAAACTAAATCGAAATTGGGAGCTAATGCGATTTTAGGAGTATCTTTGGCAGTAGCTAAAGCCGGGGCAGCCTATCTGGATTTGCCTTTGTACAGGTATATAGGTGGAGTAAACAGTTATGTGTTACCTGTTCCTATGATGAATATTATTAATGGTGGTTCACATTCTGATGCCCCAATCGCTTTTCAAGAGTTTATGATCCGTCCTGTCGGAGCTAATAGCTTTAGAGAAGGTTTGAGAATGGGGGCAGAAGTTTTTCATTCTCTTAAGAAAGTATTGCATGATAGAGGTTTGAGTACGGCTGTCGGAGATGAAGGAGGTTTTGCTCCTGCCTTGAATGGTACGGAAGATGCTATAGAAAGTATTTTGCAGGCAATAACAAAAGCGGGCTATCAACCTGGTAAAGACGTTACAATTGCATTGGATTGTGCCTCTTCTGAGTTTTATCATGATGGAATTTATGATTATACCAAATTTGAGGGGGCTAATGGCGCGAAACGTACTTCTCAACAACAGGCTGATTATTTGCAGGATTTGGTTGCTAAATATCCGATCGATTCCATTGAAGACGGAATGGCCGAGGAAGATTGGGACGGATGGCGTATTTTGACGGACGTGATTGGAGGGGTTTGTCAATTGGTGGGGGATGACCTTTTCGTGACCAATGTTGCATATCTAGAGAAAGGCATTCGTTTAGGTTGTGCTAATTCTATTTTGGTAAAAGTGAATCAGATCGGGACATTGACCGAGACATTAAGAGCGGTAGAGATGGCTCAACGTAATGGTTACACTGCGGTAATTTCACATCGTTCGGGAGAGACTGAAGATGCAACAATTGCAGATATCGCTGTTGCAATGAATGCCGGACAGATCAAGACCGGCTCGTTAAGTCGCTCCGATCGTATGGCAAAATATAATCAATTACTTCGTATAGAAGAAGAATTGGGAAGTTGTGCTGTTTATGGGTATAAGCGAATAAAAGCTTAA
- a CDS encoding N-acetylmuramoyl-L-alanine amidase-like domain-containing protein encodes MKRHSIMNKFLLYIFFTGYSIFYLQAQEINTLYTTKDSILTESLLKQFTNKQSLSSVEKQVVQIGNLFIGTPYVSKTLEKKGKEQLVVNLREMDCTTFVETVTALILSVQNNTYSFRDYCSNLQKIRYRNGIINEYPSRLHYFSDWIQNNIQKGIIKEVTPKEGSLIQKQSINFMSSHADKYTPLTENAFFLKEIKNTEKLLSNMTVRYIPKDSLNSHNISQIHNGDIIAITTSIKGLDISHVGFAYRVNGKLHLLHASLNKKQVIIESIPLNKQLQQHKSQSGIRVLRIIENTKSR; translated from the coding sequence ATGAAACGACACTCAATTATGAATAAATTCCTTTTATATATTTTTTTTACAGGATATTCCATTTTTTATCTGCAAGCCCAAGAAATAAACACCTTATACACTACAAAAGACAGTATTCTAACAGAAAGTCTTTTAAAACAATTCACAAATAAACAATCTTTATCTTCTGTTGAAAAGCAGGTTGTACAAATTGGGAATTTATTTATAGGAACACCTTACGTAAGCAAGACATTGGAAAAGAAGGGGAAAGAGCAACTTGTCGTAAATTTAAGAGAAATGGATTGTACGACATTTGTAGAAACTGTAACAGCATTGATTCTTTCTGTACAAAATAATACATACTCTTTCAGAGATTATTGTTCCAATCTTCAAAAAATCCGCTATCGAAATGGTATTATTAATGAATATCCCTCAAGACTACACTACTTTAGTGATTGGATACAAAACAATATACAAAAAGGTATTATTAAAGAAGTAACTCCCAAAGAAGGAAGTTTAATACAAAAACAGTCGATAAACTTCATGTCTTCTCATGCCGACAAATATACTCCATTAACAGAAAATGCATTTTTTTTGAAAGAAATCAAAAATACTGAAAAGCTATTAAGCAATATGACTGTACGATATATTCCTAAAGACAGTTTGAATTCACATAACATCAGCCAAATACATAATGGAGATATTATCGCTATTACAACATCGATAAAAGGATTAGATATTTCTCACGTAGGATTTGCTTATCGGGTGAATGGCAAACTCCACCTTTTGCATGCATCCCTAAACAAAAAACAAGTAATTATTGAAAGTATCCCTCTAAATAAGCAATTACAGCAACATAAATCACAATCCGGTATAAGAGTTCTACGCATCATAGAAAATACAAAAAGTCGATAA
- a CDS encoding DUF6132 family protein: MKLSMRVVLLTVGILIGSVAGLLYWKFVGCESGSCPISSSPYISTLYGAILGGLLFSIFRIEKKDK, translated from the coding sequence ATGAAATTGAGTATGCGTGTAGTTCTGCTAACTGTCGGTATTTTGATAGGTAGTGTTGCCGGATTGTTATATTGGAAATTTGTCGGATGTGAATCAGGTTCATGTCCTATTTCTTCTTCTCCCTATATCAGCACATTATATGGTGCAATTTTGGGAGGATTGTTGTTTAGTATATTCAGAATAGAGAAGAAAGATAAATAG
- a CDS encoding DUF5010 domain-containing protein, with protein sequence MKHILRHIFIALLGMYSLTSYAEVKESTNNWYVGNTQPGDWIQYKKVWLSAGHYRFTGRIVGNGEGQTVHLEINGGTLKNGVEAPYNYTNTFDLAHLGHKQLEEGYYDLKLVFETGNVNCDMVFIRKDDNTSDNVLDTDIDFENNWNDGMHTFAIGGHAGTTRELAKGGDSGDDATWTSAAPEKAQYSRNQVISWNKQSIYNFNLGYTQEAADIYISEMVESKVEVIFAHGRGEPDGGAEEYDIEDRGYATGPGGLPCAGLKYMVEAIKRNPNARDNIKIAYFIDNAPFPLAVEKYLGEKFDVANPEHQKFVYEYAIKKWYETVPREMLFFTTPDELSDRDSFQEGAGVKCVPMQWWSADANMEQYQYSSKQWSEFFLYIKQRMKEDFDLVPAFILADNFLNKGDAKMKYIAWGLQGWFGWADMENRCQIVTHRDARKFAFAFNGGRQPMMNLVHTNWNPETNEGTWVKNGMLYNSWKPEFDTHVSSLLEDGETPRIRHIFEEGHEVGAKWIVLEAWSDWREGSVWHRSDHPEHRFPNQYMNLVREFADRESKSIILEAEGCDEYHSAQPGNAGGSYRLAWYKESEKDKDYFDANLEVDLSIFRPLHHLSELSKQYIEGLDKPANSIAAGLRDVWMVCGSDIYCNEIDGHPIKNWKPASQYMATKKISFGSNTVWALSASGKPYCAALPGNQPCEVSNGWSDKSDPNIKIVDIAATMSMVWGIDDQNNVYYRNHSGSKPWTKVPGELTSITADVNSVWGFNPQGEIVRMSAQRKSGWEVIKNPYKIIKLSAGNEEVWGITEDNKVYRMSDSGFGEWQYVNEGFKDVSVGVDYAWLLDVDGYPWKYEMSGFQDITAFQINPIYTSVTPVEVKASVNVAPNPFKDRIKVTVNAYNEEDITLIVHDLNGKVLLTKKESVHSGTNEITINEASQWTQGVYILTVEYSAGPEKIKIIKSR encoded by the coding sequence ATGAAACACATCTTACGACACATCTTTATTGCCTTGTTGGGGATGTATTCTTTAACTTCCTATGCTGAAGTTAAGGAATCGACGAATAACTGGTATGTGGGCAATACACAGCCGGGAGATTGGATTCAGTACAAAAAAGTATGGTTATCGGCTGGTCACTACCGTTTCACCGGTCGCATAGTAGGAAATGGTGAAGGCCAGACCGTACATTTGGAAATTAACGGAGGTACGTTGAAAAACGGAGTAGAAGCACCGTACAATTACACCAACACATTTGATCTGGCACATTTAGGCCACAAACAGTTGGAAGAAGGTTATTATGATTTGAAATTAGTATTCGAAACCGGAAATGTCAATTGTGATATGGTTTTTATTCGCAAAGATGACAATACTTCTGACAATGTCCTTGATACGGATATTGATTTCGAAAACAACTGGAACGACGGAATGCACACTTTTGCTATCGGTGGCCATGCAGGAACTACCCGGGAATTGGCAAAAGGCGGTGACAGCGGCGATGATGCGACATGGACTTCAGCAGCTCCGGAAAAGGCTCAATACAGCCGCAATCAGGTTATCTCATGGAACAAACAGTCGATCTATAATTTCAATTTAGGCTATACACAAGAAGCTGCAGATATCTATATTTCGGAAATGGTTGAATCGAAAGTCGAAGTAATTTTCGCTCATGGGCGAGGAGAACCAGATGGAGGTGCCGAAGAATATGATATTGAAGACCGTGGATATGCTACCGGACCCGGAGGCTTACCTTGCGCAGGTTTAAAATACATGGTAGAAGCAATAAAAAGAAACCCGAACGCTCGAGATAATATCAAAATCGCCTATTTTATAGATAATGCTCCTTTCCCATTGGCAGTAGAAAAATATTTAGGAGAAAAATTCGATGTAGCAAACCCCGAACACCAAAAATTCGTATATGAATATGCCATAAAGAAATGGTATGAAACCGTACCTCGGGAAATGCTATTCTTTACCACTCCGGATGAACTCAGCGATAGAGATTCATTTCAAGAAGGTGCAGGTGTAAAATGTGTACCGATGCAATGGTGGAGTGCCGATGCCAATATGGAACAGTACCAATATAGTAGCAAACAATGGTCGGAATTTTTCTTATATATCAAGCAACGGATGAAAGAAGATTTCGACCTCGTTCCGGCATTTATCCTTGCCGATAACTTCTTAAACAAAGGTGATGCTAAAATGAAGTACATTGCTTGGGGATTACAAGGTTGGTTCGGATGGGCAGATATGGAAAACCGTTGCCAGATCGTAACGCACCGTGATGCCAGAAAATTCGCTTTTGCTTTCAACGGTGGTCGCCAACCGATGATGAACCTTGTGCATACCAACTGGAATCCGGAAACTAATGAAGGTACATGGGTAAAAAACGGAATGCTTTACAATAGCTGGAAACCGGAATTCGATACACACGTCAGTTCTCTTTTGGAAGATGGTGAAACTCCTCGTATTCGACACATCTTTGAAGAGGGTCATGAAGTAGGAGCAAAATGGATCGTATTGGAAGCCTGGAGCGACTGGCGGGAAGGTTCGGTATGGCACCGAAGCGACCATCCGGAACACCGGTTCCCGAACCAATATATGAACCTCGTACGCGAATTTGCGGATAGAGAATCAAAATCTATCATATTGGAAGCTGAAGGATGCGATGAATATCATAGTGCACAACCGGGAAACGCCGGAGGAAGTTACCGTCTCGCCTGGTATAAAGAATCGGAAAAAGATAAAGACTATTTTGATGCCAACTTAGAAGTAGACCTGAGCATATTCCGTCCGCTTCATCATTTATCGGAATTAAGCAAACAATATATAGAAGGCCTTGATAAACCGGCTAACAGTATTGCTGCCGGTCTGAGAGACGTATGGATGGTATGTGGAAGTGATATTTATTGTAATGAAATCGACGGACATCCGATAAAAAACTGGAAACCAGCAAGCCAATATATGGCTACAAAAAAAATATCTTTCGGAAGCAATACCGTTTGGGCACTTTCCGCTTCAGGAAAACCATATTGCGCAGCATTACCGGGTAACCAACCTTGTGAAGTATCGAACGGATGGTCTGATAAATCTGATCCTAATATCAAAATTGTCGATATAGCAGCAACGATGTCTATGGTATGGGGTATAGATGACCAAAATAACGTATATTACCGCAACCATTCGGGAAGCAAGCCTTGGACAAAAGTTCCGGGAGAACTCACCTCAATAACTGCCGATGTCAATTCGGTATGGGGTTTCAACCCGCAAGGAGAAATCGTTCGTATGTCTGCACAACGCAAAAGCGGGTGGGAAGTCATCAAGAATCCATACAAAATCATCAAATTAAGCGCCGGAAATGAAGAAGTCTGGGGTATAACCGAAGATAACAAAGTTTATCGTATGAGTGATTCGGGATTCGGAGAATGGCAATATGTTAATGAAGGATTTAAAGATGTCAGTGTTGGTGTAGATTATGCTTGGTTATTAGACGTTGACGGATACCCATGGAAATACGAAATGAGCGGATTCCAAGACATTACAGCATTCCAGATAAATCCGATTTATACAAGCGTTACACCGGTAGAAGTAAAAGCATCTGTAAATGTAGCTCCGAATCCGTTTAAAGATCGCATCAAAGTAACAGTAAATGCTTACAATGAAGAAGATATTACACTTATTGTTCACGACCTGAATGGAAAAGTATTATTAACCAAAAAAGAAAGTGTTCATTCCGGTACAAATGAAATTACTATTAACGAAGCCTCACAATGGACACAAGGCGTATATATTCTTACCGTAGAATATTCTGCCGGTCCTGAGAAAATAAAAATAATAAAATCAAGATAA
- a CDS encoding glycoside hydrolase family 99-like domain-containing protein — MKVNKLLIYSLLSAGIIVTSCKDDNPSIDDYWLNYEIEEVKVTQDIPVGVYLYNPQAPLETNIDQWTRITQEQDLAAGKLGPNTKPWHDIPEETEPGKYHLAADTIGARAMQKIIEWCNYGRIDFMVLPGVNENANDIYPLNIGRDTAFIDMVCGKNDTLPKVELNGVKFALMVNMNSVCSDLNQNNLVETVAKTRKTYPVLDTIPDINNPGMDIVVTTRVDTLISRADRICSYFKRISDYFSDPNYYHTGGRPVVVIADANKLYSSDSYHMYTAIRDTVRKHTGKEMYLIAQQGAWTPPARFHYFYLSGKVDAVTMKNMCAVGGNQQERVIMFDQFVNENYKYNKEYFWSHYNVDFVPSASPGYSQYVASENNSNYPWMPKTQERFWTMCNLAKMNLGTNPMVLIDSFNDWTYDSGIEPTDPSYGKGYGLLYLDMVKDQFKVK, encoded by the coding sequence ATGAAAGTAAATAAATTATTAATATACAGCCTGCTATCAGCGGGTATCATTGTTACTTCCTGTAAAGACGACAACCCTTCGATCGATGATTATTGGTTGAACTATGAAATTGAGGAGGTAAAAGTAACACAAGATATTCCGGTAGGAGTATATCTCTACAATCCGCAAGCTCCACTGGAAACCAATATAGACCAGTGGACACGCATCACGCAAGAACAGGACCTTGCTGCCGGCAAACTCGGTCCAAATACAAAACCTTGGCATGATATTCCGGAAGAAACAGAACCGGGTAAATACCATTTGGCCGCAGATACAATCGGTGCACGAGCCATGCAGAAAATCATAGAATGGTGTAACTATGGCCGCATTGACTTTATGGTTCTCCCCGGAGTCAACGAAAATGCCAACGACATCTATCCGTTAAATATCGGACGGGATACTGCATTCATCGATATGGTATGCGGAAAGAACGATACATTGCCGAAAGTAGAGCTAAACGGTGTAAAATTTGCTTTAATGGTTAACATGAACAGTGTATGTTCCGATTTAAATCAAAATAACCTCGTAGAAACCGTTGCAAAGACGAGAAAAACATATCCAGTCTTAGATACGATTCCGGATATAAATAATCCAGGAATGGACATTGTCGTGACAACGCGTGTCGATACATTGATATCCCGAGCTGATCGTATTTGCAGTTATTTCAAACGGATTTCGGATTATTTCTCTGATCCGAACTATTACCATACAGGTGGACGTCCTGTCGTCGTAATAGCGGATGCTAACAAACTGTACAGCAGCGACTCTTATCACATGTACACGGCAATCCGAGATACGGTGCGCAAACACACCGGAAAAGAGATGTATCTTATTGCTCAACAAGGAGCATGGACTCCTCCTGCACGATTCCACTATTTTTATTTATCAGGTAAAGTTGATGCCGTAACTATGAAAAATATGTGTGCAGTAGGGGGTAATCAACAAGAACGGGTAATCATGTTTGACCAGTTCGTAAATGAAAACTATAAATATAACAAAGAATATTTCTGGTCGCACTATAACGTCGATTTCGTTCCTTCAGCTTCTCCCGGTTATTCTCAATACGTAGCAAGCGAGAATAACTCCAATTATCCATGGATGCCTAAAACTCAAGAACGATTCTGGACAATGTGTAACCTCGCAAAAATGAATCTTGGAACAAATCCAATGGTATTGATCGATTCATTTAATGATTGGACATACGATTCGGGAATAGAGCCGACTGACCCGTCGTATGGAAAAGGTTATGGACTTCTATATCTCGATATGGTAAAAGATCAATTTAAAGTAAAATAA